One Streptomyces sp. CNQ-509 DNA window includes the following coding sequences:
- a CDS encoding VIT1/CCC1 transporter family protein has product MSAGLQAGGPAERHGPTHRDVTGGWLRPAVFGAMDGLVSNLALITGVAGGSVSSTTIVLTGLAGLAAGAFSMAAGEYTSVASQRELVLAELDVERRELSRHPEDELQELSDLYESRGVDPELAAEVSRQLMRDPEQALEIHAREELGIDPGDLPSPPVAALSSFGSFAVGALLPVLPYLLGATALWPAVLLALAGLFACGAAVARITARTWWYSGLRQLLLGGAAAAVTYGLGALFGATVGG; this is encoded by the coding sequence ATGTCCGCGGGGCTGCAGGCGGGCGGGCCGGCCGAGCGGCACGGCCCTACCCACCGTGACGTCACCGGCGGCTGGCTGCGGCCCGCCGTCTTCGGCGCGATGGACGGGCTGGTGTCGAACCTCGCGCTGATCACCGGCGTGGCCGGCGGCTCGGTCTCGTCCACGACGATCGTGCTCACCGGCCTCGCGGGGCTGGCGGCCGGCGCCTTCTCGATGGCCGCGGGGGAGTACACCTCCGTCGCCTCCCAGCGCGAGCTGGTCCTCGCCGAGCTGGACGTGGAGCGGCGCGAGCTGAGCCGGCACCCGGAGGACGAGCTGCAAGAGCTGAGCGACCTCTACGAGTCCCGCGGGGTGGACCCGGAGCTGGCCGCCGAGGTGTCCAGGCAGCTCATGCGGGACCCGGAGCAGGCGCTGGAGATCCACGCCCGGGAGGAGCTGGGCATCGACCCGGGCGACCTGCCGTCGCCGCCGGTGGCGGCGCTGTCGTCGTTCGGCTCCTTCGCCGTCGGCGCGCTGCTGCCGGTGCTGCCGTATCTGCTGGGCGCGACGGCGCTGTGGCCCGCGGTGCTGCTCGCGCTGGCCGGGCTCTTCGCCTGCGGCGCGGCGGTGGCGCGGATCACGGCCCGCACCTGGTGGTACAGCGGGCTGCGGCAACTGCTCCTCGGCGGCGCCGCGGCGGCCGTCACGTACGGCCTGGGCGCCCTCTTCGGAGCCACGGTCGGCGGCTGA
- the lgt gene encoding prolipoprotein diacylglyceryl transferase, protein MDLAYIPSPSEGVWHLGPLPLRGYALAILLGIFVAIWLGGRRWIARGGRAGTVADIAIWAVPFGLVGGRLYHVVTTYEPYFGEGGDWVKAFEIWEGGLGIWGAIAMGALGAWIGCRRRGIPIPAYADAVAPGIALAQALGRWGNWFNQELYGKQTDVPWAVEIDAEYSVTGTAETFHPTFLYESLWCIGVALLVIWADRRFRLGHGRAFALYVAGYTAGRGWIEYLRVDEAHEVLGLRLNVWTSILVFAAAVLYIVVSAKKRPGREEVVERAAHDESGAPGKDAPGAPGKDAPGAPGKDAPGAPGKDAPGAPGKDAPGAAGKAGADAKDGEPGEAEGPDGPGDASGAAGEQEPATAGAAEAKAAGDAPAGERGRHT, encoded by the coding sequence ATGGATCTCGCATACATCCCCAGCCCTTCCGAGGGCGTCTGGCACCTCGGACCGCTCCCGCTGCGCGGTTACGCCCTCGCCATCCTGCTCGGCATCTTCGTGGCCATCTGGCTCGGCGGACGTCGCTGGATCGCACGCGGCGGCCGGGCGGGGACCGTCGCGGACATCGCCATCTGGGCCGTGCCCTTCGGCCTCGTCGGCGGCCGGCTCTACCACGTCGTCACCACGTACGAGCCGTATTTCGGCGAGGGTGGCGACTGGGTCAAGGCCTTCGAGATCTGGGAGGGCGGCCTCGGCATCTGGGGCGCCATCGCGATGGGTGCACTCGGCGCCTGGATCGGCTGCCGCCGCCGCGGCATCCCGATCCCGGCCTACGCCGACGCCGTCGCGCCCGGCATCGCGCTCGCGCAGGCCCTGGGCCGCTGGGGCAACTGGTTCAACCAGGAGCTGTACGGCAAGCAGACCGACGTCCCCTGGGCCGTCGAGATCGACGCGGAGTACTCCGTCACCGGCACCGCCGAGACCTTCCACCCGACCTTCCTGTACGAGTCGCTGTGGTGCATCGGCGTCGCGCTGCTGGTGATCTGGGCCGACCGGCGATTCCGCCTCGGCCACGGCCGGGCCTTCGCGCTCTACGTCGCGGGGTACACGGCGGGCCGCGGCTGGATCGAGTACCTGCGCGTGGACGAGGCGCACGAGGTCCTCGGGCTGCGGCTCAACGTCTGGACGTCGATCCTGGTCTTCGCCGCCGCGGTGCTCTACATCGTGGTGTCGGCGAAGAAGCGGCCGGGCCGCGAGGAGGTCGTGGAGCGCGCCGCGCACGACGAGTCCGGCGCCCCCGGGAAGGACGCGCCCGGCGCCCCCGGGAAGGACGCGCCCGGCGCCCCCGGGAAGGACGCGCCCGGCGCCCCCGGGAAGGACGCGCCCGGCGCCCCCGGGAAGGACGCGCCCGGCGCCGCCGGGAAGGCCGGGGCCGACGCGAAGGACGGCGAGCCCGGCGAGGCGGAAGGACCGGACGGGCCCGGCGACGCCTCCGGGGCCGCCGGCGAGCAGGAGCCCGCGACCGCCGGCGCGGCCGAGGCCAAGGCCGCGGGGGACGCCCCCGCGGGGGAGCGCGGCCGGCACACGTAG
- a CDS encoding thioredoxin domain-containing protein → MSENNSQGKRTARDRMQAERERQRSMDKRRRMLVVLAAVVGVLAVVAVVGVLIGQNSGSDTNDKPVVFPKGAVGEDRLALPAGRAAAPAALTVYEDFRCPACGQFEDRFSKTINELEDAGKLRTEYRLVKLIDGNFGGTGSLNSANAAACAQDAGKFVPYHDVLFRNQPPENDDAFAEKGHLKDLAGKVDGLRGKRFDSCVDDGRFDGWVDASDEAFGKSGHNSTPTVLLEGENILGPGSNLTPESFKQLVEDAGKD, encoded by the coding sequence GTGAGCGAGAACAACTCTCAGGGGAAGCGCACCGCCCGGGACCGGATGCAGGCCGAGCGCGAGCGGCAGAGGTCCATGGACAAGCGGCGGCGGATGCTGGTCGTGCTCGCCGCGGTGGTCGGGGTGCTCGCCGTGGTCGCGGTGGTCGGCGTCCTCATCGGCCAGAACAGCGGCAGTGACACCAACGACAAGCCCGTCGTGTTCCCGAAGGGCGCCGTCGGCGAGGACCGCCTCGCGCTGCCCGCGGGCAGGGCGGCCGCCCCGGCCGCCCTCACCGTGTACGAGGACTTCCGCTGTCCGGCCTGCGGCCAGTTCGAGGACCGCTTCAGCAAGACGATCAACGAGCTGGAGGACGCGGGGAAACTGCGCACGGAGTACCGGCTGGTCAAGCTCATCGACGGCAACTTCGGCGGCACCGGCTCGCTGAACTCCGCCAACGCCGCGGCCTGCGCCCAGGACGCCGGCAAGTTCGTCCCGTACCATGACGTGCTCTTCCGCAACCAGCCGCCGGAGAACGACGACGCCTTCGCCGAGAAGGGACACCTCAAGGACCTGGCGGGCAAGGTCGACGGGCTGCGCGGCAAGCGCTTCGACTCCTGCGTCGACGACGGCAGGTTCGACGGCTGGGTCGACGCGTCCGACGAGGCGTTCGGCAAGTCCGGCCACAACTCGACCCCCACCGTGCTGCTGGAGGGCGAGAACATCCTCGGGCCGGGCTCGAACCTCACCCCGGAGAGCTTCAAGCAGCTCGTCGAGGACGCCGGTAAGGACTGA
- the trpA gene encoding tryptophan synthase subunit alpha has protein sequence MTGNIARLDAVLAAAKAEDRAALIGYLPAGFPDVDTGVRAMTAMLEGGCDALEVGLPHSDPVLDGPVIQTADDIALRGGLRIKDVIRTVAEVQSATDAPVLCMTYWNPVDRYGPERFADDLAAAGGAGCILPDLPVEESGPWRQAADKHGLATVFVVAPSSREQRLSAITAAGSGFVYAASLMGVTGTRESVGREAQDLVRRTRATEAARDGGLPVCVGLGVSTADQAAEVAAFADGVIVGSAFVKRLLAAGDDHEAGLAAVRALAGELAEGVRRRG, from the coding sequence GTGACGGGCAACATCGCGCGGCTCGACGCCGTGCTCGCCGCCGCGAAGGCGGAGGACCGGGCGGCCCTCATCGGCTATCTGCCCGCCGGCTTCCCCGACGTGGACACGGGCGTACGGGCCATGACCGCCATGCTCGAAGGCGGCTGCGACGCCCTCGAGGTCGGCCTGCCGCACAGCGACCCGGTGCTGGACGGCCCGGTGATCCAGACCGCCGACGACATCGCGCTGCGCGGCGGGCTGCGTATCAAGGACGTCATCCGCACGGTCGCCGAGGTGCAGTCCGCGACGGACGCCCCGGTGCTCTGCATGACGTACTGGAACCCGGTCGACCGCTACGGCCCCGAGCGCTTCGCCGATGACCTGGCCGCGGCGGGCGGCGCGGGCTGCATCCTGCCCGACCTGCCCGTCGAGGAGTCGGGGCCGTGGCGCCAGGCGGCCGACAAGCACGGCCTGGCCACGGTCTTCGTGGTCGCCCCCAGCAGCCGCGAGCAGCGGCTGTCGGCCATCACGGCGGCCGGGAGCGGCTTCGTCTACGCCGCGTCGCTGATGGGCGTCACGGGCACCCGCGAGTCCGTGGGCCGCGAGGCCCAGGACCTGGTCCGGCGCACCCGCGCCACCGAGGCGGCACGGGACGGCGGCCTGCCGGTCTGCGTCGGCCTCGGGGTCTCGACGGCGGACCAGGCGGCCGAGGTCGCCGCGTTCGCCGACGGCGTGATCGTCGGCTCGGCGTTCGTCAAGCGGCTGCTGGCCGCGGGGGACGACCACGAGGCGGGCCTCGCGGCCGTGCGGGCGCTCGCGGGTGAGCTGGCCGAGGGGGTACGCCGCCGGGGCTGA